A window of the Ogataea parapolymorpha DL-1 chromosome V, whole genome shotgun sequence genome harbors these coding sequences:
- a CDS encoding Regulatory protein SWI4, whose translation MADLYIATYSQVDVIESTVNGIPLMRRCEDDWVNATQILKIAGFGKAQRTRLLEKEVHQFKHQKIQGGYGRFQGTWVPLDFARELAQTHKIPTENSKVLYYDREKDAPLEKRTKTKPSAVQGAGTEARKRKSKVDGDSGHKPNKKVSAFSQTHAPPTFGSVHTYHAQSQAVPPMVPMNTSQYAFSAAQHQYSMKMPAYYAAPAYPGMSQLPQQQVMMQQPQMHRFSHNYNNFGSLSTTDGSQDELRLNRTSSDTSTSSGFESELKHPGELAMDSFAHHQYNLGTPSASNILSEHHELENEEFDYYTEKLLSFFGNDDEPIPDFILNPPRDFDINKAIDDEGHTPLHWASALASHPVIQVLIEKNANPLILNGSGMNSLSKLIHFTNSYDLKNFGIILQLLRQCLIVPDAQGRTPLHYIMELTANPNKINCLSYYFDEIVRFIEFQQSEAERLSAGNKADRDLLKILINHRDKNGDAALRLAVKAGEPQFIAKLIKLGADVDEVGLHNIPPAVVQELRLDRSESAEPAKFRTPTRFAAEDDNKENVFEDNSTITNSSVAGKDDAAQLLKLETPRSPGSRASDLVAADSFFDSLRLFESRLASLMQNLNESVREELGTKEEELAHNLETIRQMESEVQQLGAKTDKLMEQLLRDADEDDRRVLENAAFEPHTVHSLLDKYEQQLHEKHEQLVNMYERSQALELAKLVHQEETQISGAAEQGTTAKRVELAVQLTSLQIERRSLIGSITASLSGLSDSDDGNAAALEERRMQAKLYLYRKLIASICNLPFEEIDQDLLTGIETRLLEAKT comes from the exons ATGGCAGATTTGTACATTGCGACGTACTCACAG GTTGATGTTATTGAGAGCACGGTGAATGGCATTCCGCTGATGCGCCGGTGCGAGGACGACTGGGTGAACGCTACCCAGATCCTCAAGATTGCGGGGTTTGGCAAGGCGCAGAGAACgaggctgctggagaaagaggtGCACCAGTTCAAGCACCAGAAGATCCAGGGCGGATATGGCCGATTCCAGGGCACCTGGGTGCCTTTGGACTTTGCAAGAGAATTGGCTCAAACACACAAGATTCCTACCGAAAACTCCAAAGTGCTGTATTACGACAGGGAGAAGGACGCGCCGCTGGAAAAGCGCACCAAGACAAAGCCGTCGGCCGTGCAGGGGGCCGGCACAGAGGCAAGAAAGCGCAAGAGCAAGGTCGACGGTGATTCCGGGCACAAGCCCAACAAGAAGGTGTCTGCGTTCTCGCAGACGCACGCACCGCCGACGTTTGGTAGCGTGCACACGTACCACGCGCAATCTCAGGCTGTGCCGCCGATGGTGCCGATGAACACTTCGCAGTACGCCTTTTCTGCGGCGCAGCACCAGTATTCGATGAAAATGCCCGCCTATTACGCCGCGCCGGCGTACCCCGGCATGTCGCAGCTgccacagcagcaggtgATGATGCAGCAGCCGCAGATGCACCGGTTCTCCCATAACTACAACAATTTCGGGTCGCTGTCGACGACAGACGGATCGCAGGACGAGCTGCGGCTGAACAGGACGAGTTCAGACACGTCCACGTCGAGCGGGTTCGAGTCTGAGTTGAAACATCCGGGCGAGCTCGCCATGGACTCGTTTGCGCACCACCAGTACAACTTGGGCACGCCATCGGCGTCCAATATTCTGTCGGAGCACCACgaactcgaaaacgaggagTTCGACTACTACACGGAGAAGCTGCTGAGTTTCTTTggcaacgacgacgagccgATCCCAGACTTTATTCTCAACCCGCCGCGCGACTTCgacatcaacaaggccatcgacgacgagggACACACGCCGCTGCACTGGGCATCTGCGCTGGCGTCGCACCCGGTGATTCAGGTGCTGATCGAGAAGAACGCGAACCCGCTCATTCTCAATGGCTCGGGAATGAACAGTCTGTCGAAGCTGATCCACTTCACCAACTCATACGATTTGAAGAACTTTGGAATCATTTTGCAACTGCTGCGACAGTGTCTGATTGTGCCCGACGCACAGGGCCGCACGCCGTTGCACTACATCATGGAGCTGACGGCCAACCCCAACAAAATCAACTGTCTGAGCTATTATTTCGACGAGATTGTGCGGTTCATCGAGTTCCAACAGAGCGAGGCCGAGCGGCTGTCGGCGGGCAATAAGGCCGACAGAGACCTGCTGAAAATCCTGATAAACCATCGCGACAAGAACGGCGACGCGGCTCTGCGGCTCGCCGTCAAGGCCGGCGAGCCCCAGTTCATAGccaagctgatcaagctggGCGccgacgtggacgaggtCGGGCTGCACAACATCCCGCCCGCGGTCGTGCAGGAGCTGCGGCTGGACCGCTCCGAGAGCGCGGAGCCGGCCAAGTTCCGCACGCCAACGCGGTTTGCggccgaggacgacaacAAGGAGAACGTTTTTGAGGACAACAGCACAATTACAAACAGCAGCGTTGCGGGCAAGGACGACGCcgcgcagctgctcaagctcgAGACGCCGCGGTCGCCCGGCTCGCGGGCAAGCGACCTGGTGGCCGCCGACTCGTTTTTCGACAGTTTGCGGCTGTTTGAGAGCAGGCTCGCGTCGCTGATGCAGAATCTAAACGAGAGCGTCAGGGAAGAGCTGGGtaccaaggaggaggagctggctcACAATCTCGAGACGATCCGGCAGATGGAGAGCGAGGTGCAGCAGCTGGGCGCCAAGACGGACAAACTGAtggaacagctgctgcggGACGCGGACGAAGACGACCGCCgcgtgctggaaaatgcgGCGTTCGAGCCGCACACCGTGCACAGTCTCCTGGACAAGTACGAACAACAATTGCACGAGAAAcacgagcagctggtcaacATGTACGAGCGGTCGCAGgctctggagctggcgaaGCTGGTGCACCAGGAAGAGACGCAGATCAGCGGCGCTGCGGAACAGGGCACGACAGCGAAACGCGTCGAGCTGGCCGTGCAGCTGACCTCGCTGCAGATCGAGCGGCGCAGTCTGATCGGGTCGATCACGGCGTCGCTTAGCGGCTTGTCTGACTCCGACGACGGTAACGCGGCCGCGCTCGAGGAGCGCCGCATGCAGGCCAAGCTGTACCTGTACCGCAAGCTGATTGCCAGCATCTGCAACCTGCCGttcgaggagatcgaccagGACCTGCTGACCGGTATTGAGACACGGCTATTGGAGGCAAAGACATAA
- a CDS encoding GCN1 Positive regulator of the Gcn2p kinase activity forms a complex with Gcn20p, whose translation MQAGDLDSQLQQLRLSSLNSRRAAVRQIYAVLDNRLDEAQLSRTFISLLRLYNNFPNDKLFAKQVQDVFARLLEQDRAVILGLFEKFIGQLSGKPLAVADLVVLLNWCVFFSAQKPASSVLIECLLPNAIKLVDGIATAEHHKKQRSDRLVREALKALAEIVRSLDRSQIQDFVASISKQGLSANGILAFFGQLAAIDTQLDDSIKNQIIIHFCKDILATKVSLDGYALDSFGRFVGLLTQSELEEHVLPGLEKAALRNSEQTFYIVCPRVFSAATVDLAESVAKSKFLTQLVSSLKSSNALVRQGGCECFKIIFAKSKSVGVDQLLDEVCKLLKSSTTSAVDQKLLCASILQTVPQTENTSAKIEGVLLPLIKKESNEQVLKLFLDALFACAVSDKVLDALKTGLVDKKQRKAWTVALGSQVQKNRALVTDAMIPSLESLLDECISAPLPSIANRLIAGGYAAVVVLHHLGKFDLLPRTLHDTEKPAIITNFKVYGKLATEEEQEWFVRALDALADQLSEPLVEFGYSWLYVLTSTAIIGPVRRLGLELLSNSCRTNQEFVAGSVIAAIRDLLSKERSGLADQNLDLRKLSPVIMKITSDGNRKILETHLLALLPVMYHGELANVRLGWPGVCLRAKIDPATLISQSIGIVSTLMEQLDNASAEIRASGMYDAIVRALAAIAFVDSSSVVPQLGRLLEADLDVSRVPDIDDTKLAIWHGEDGVPVVDVLEKGQKKPQVSKNSKDYETLQWEASVRQQVAAKKSSGARKLTRDEQEAVNAQIQREREIRAAIDTPYRRLCRALNIVTALAAEAATVDNGRQVWFPIAVAGVVGVLHSPNALRLVEELAVTCFLTLPAALPSSGLTGSSTFEWIGASTLRLMNIAVPPRYTSPPLTELISSQLFSLKMAADKTPFDALALMYVLPLLSKIIDNGKKHLLKNKRSKIIVNSEFQDEDPEEEQLALALELVSCHSEVFQNPEIPRTAILRDLFSLMTVPSKSKIAKDCFNALAQNVSVNIAEDDLRLIVGHVISPVVFVRTCVLEALDEEFDLTGFGFIPELWIAVFDNETVNSTIARTIWDESGFSVDRQSAAQLVPFLGNPDAGIRLSVARALAQAVADAVVEDGDDLFSETLSTLLDLYRTKEKPPAPQLDEFGLPIKSSSETKDAWEERSGVALALKYLAPQFTDTRKVEQVFRFLIDERALGDKNAVVRQEMQDAGMRIIDAHGAALLEPLIPIFEAGLAAKDEGTATQDRIKESIIILYGHLARHLDAKDPRVIEIVSRLLRALDTPSEDVQFAVAECIAPLVSATRAKLSGYFDELFGKLFDGASLAQRRGAAYGIAGLVKGAGLKSLAENDVIRNLVDAADDKKNPHKREGVSFAFETLSQSLGALFEPYVIEILPIVLRSLGDPSPEVREATDYAARMIMKNTTSYGIKKLIPLVTGNLDDHAWRTKKGSVELLGSMAYLDPTQLAANLPTIVPQIVGVLNDTHKEVRKAADQALKRFGEVIRNPEIQELVPVLLKAIGDPTQYTTEALDALIRTQFVHYIDGPSLALIIHVIHRGMRDRSATTKRKACQIVGNMAILVDSKDLVPYLAELVAELEDAMVDPVPQTRAVAARALGSLVEKLGEERFPDLIPRLLATLRDETRAGDKMGSAQALAEVTCGIGLGKLDELLPTILAGCTSPKQHVRAGFMPLLLFLPVCFGAQFAPYLSRTIAPILAGLADNDEGIRDTALRAGRLIVNNYANKAVDLLLPELERGLSDANARIRLSSVELTGDLLFKISGISGKQELSEDLTVLSVNVNRAFNEVLGAERRDRVLAALFMCRSDNSGPVRIAAVNIWKALVANTPRTVKEILPTLTQTIVRRLASADENQRNIAATTLGDMVKRVGGNALAQLLPTLDASLFASDADAKQGICIAVRELIQSSAPATVLEYKTPLFKIVRETLVDADPGVREAAAQAFDVLQEAVGSVAVDEIIPQLLELLDTEASENALAALQEIMVTKADVLFPILIPSLLTPPVKARAIGALAQVAGPALHRKLSTVVAALVDAVIAGTGNTDELLGALLKTLLSVTTDDGCHPLFQQVLALMRHEDQRKTHVIYRVLPQFFDSVAVDYSVYVDDLVTQLILALDDADRDVATHSLEALTALVKRQPRETLERLVATAHRTLSLLPEHELYVFGLPKGPNCVLPIFLNGLMYGNAQQRELAAEGIAGVVDRTPADSLRPFVTVIVGPLIRVIGERFGGEVKSAILLALTKLFAKIPQFLRPFIPQLQRTFVKSLSDTSNELLRARAARALGTLIEYQPRVDPLVAELVAGAKNAVGAENRGVKTAMLRALLEVVLRAGSKMSDASKSGVLALVENEMVGEHAGGDTAVAYAKLIGALSSTMLPDEAVRMLRAKVLDIDLRDEEAARFAVLTVNAFLKDAPAQIFATGLFADVCGFVADACASPLADVSDNAVLACGKLMLQLPDDYELADEDETAFGALIRQLCVSMNSPPSTSRDTRRLALVVVRTVCRFKYDRCIRPYVDVIAPCVFLCVRDPLIPIKLAAEKAFLAVFQLVEDENMELFNEWAQAKNATPTLQTASGQTLQLRSITEYTKRVGFRLASVERERLAAGGDKEAMFSDQFEDEREIWAVGGVELQKE comes from the coding sequence ATGCAAGCAGGCGATTTGGATTcccagctgcagcagctgagaTTATCGTCACTGAATTCCCGCCGTGCGGCGGTCAGGCAGATATACGCGGTTCTGGACAACCGTCTAGACGAGGCCCAATTGAGCAGGACGTTTATTTCTCTGCTGAGACTATACAATAACTTCCCCAACGACAAGCTTTTTGCCAAGCAGGTACAGGACGTTTTTGCAAGACTGCTCGAGCAGGATAGGGCCGTAATTTTAGGTCTTTTCGAAAAATTCATTGGACAGTTATCTGGCAAGCCTCTGGCTGTAGCTGACCTGGTGGTATTGCTGAACTGGTGtgtctttttctctgcccagaaaccagccaGCTCTGTTTTAATCGAGTGTCTGCTCCCCAACGCGATCAAGCTCGTTGACGGCATAGCTACTGCGGAACATCACAAGAAACAGCGGTCTGACAGGCTCGTTAGGGAAGCACTCAAGGCTCTGGCCGAGATCGTCCGATCTCTAGATCGCTCGCAAATACAAGACTTTGTTGCGAGTATAAGCAAGCAGGGGCTCTCTGCAAACGGCATTTTAGCATTTTTCGGCCAATTGGCAGCCATAGACACACAGCTCGACGACTCCATTAAAAATCAAATCATTATACACTTTTGCAAAGATATCCTTGCCACCAAGGTTTCGCTTGATGGATACGCTCTAGACTCGTTTGGCAGGTTTGTTGGCTTGCTGACGCAGTCTGAACTCGAGGAACACGTGCTTCCTGGTCTGGAAAAGGCTGCTCTGCGGAACTCTGAGCAGACATTTTATATTGTTTGTCCGCGAGTTTTCAGCGCTGCCACCGTCGACTTGGCGGAAAGCGTGGCTAAAAGCAAGTTTCTGACGCAGCTTGTGTCTTCACTAAAGTCTTCTAATGCGCTCGTGAGACAGGGCGGATGCGAGTGTTTCAAGATAATATTTGCAAAAAGCAAGTCGGTCGGGGTGGACCAACTGCTTGACGAGGTGTgcaagctgttgaagagctcgacCACCAGCGCTGTGgaccagaaactgctgTGTGCTTCTATTTTACAGACGGTTCCGCAAACGGAAAATACCAGTGCCAAAATAGAGGGTGTGCTGCTCCCGTTGATTAAAAAAGAGTCGAATGAACAGGTGCTCAAattgtttttggacgcaCTGTTTGCTTGTGCCGTCTCGGATAAAGTCCTGGATGCTCTTAAAACGGGACTCgtggacaaaaaacagaGGAAAGCATGGACTGTTGCTCTTGGAAGCCAGGTGCAGAAAAACCGGGCTTTGGTGACCGACGCGATGATTCCGTCGCTGGAGTCTTTGCTCGACGAGTGTATTTCTGCGCCATTGCCGAGCATTGCCAATAGACTCATTGCCGGCGGCTATGCTGCGGTGGTAGTCCTTCACCATCTAGGAAAATTTGATTTATTGCCCAGGACGCTCCACGATACCGAAAAACCGGCTATTATCACCAACTTCAAAGTCTACGGCAAGTTGGCGACTGAAGAGGAGCAAGAATGGTTTGTGCGAGCCCTGGATGCGTTGGCCGACCAGCTTTCTGAGCCACTGGTCGAGTTTGGCTACTCGTGGCTGTACGTTCTGACCTCTACAGCTATAATTGGTCCTGTCAGACGGCTGGGgctggagctgctgtcaaacagctgccGTACCAACCAAGAGTTTGTTGCCGGCTCTGTGATTGCGGCAATCCGCGACCTGCTTTCCAAAGAACGGTCTGGCCTGGCTGACCAAAACCTCGATCTCCGAAAATTATCTCCAGTCATTATGAAAATCACCAGCGACGGCAACAGAAAAATCCTGGAAACGCACCTATTGGCGCTGCTGCCGGTGATGTACCACGGCGAATTGGCAAACGTGAGATTGGGCTGGCCGGGAGTGTGTTTGCGTGCAAAAATCGACCCTGCTACCTTAATATCTCAGAGCATTGGCATTGTGAGCACGCTCATggagcagcttgacaaCGCGTCGGCCGAAATTCGTGCCAGCGGCATGTACGACGCGATAGTGCGCGCCCTTGCTGCCATCGCGTTCgtcgacagcagcagcgtggTGCCGCAGCTGGgccggctgctggaagCCGACTTGGACGTCTCGCGCGTTCCCGACATTGACGACACGAAGCTGGCCATCTGGCACGGCGAGGATGGCGTGCCGGTGGTGGACGTGTTGGAAAAGGGCCAGAAAAAGCCCCAGGTCAGCAAGAACTCTAAGGACTACGAGACGCTACAATGGGAGGCGTCTGTGCGGCAGCAGGTGGCGGCCAAAAAAAGCAGCGGTGCTAGAAAACTCACCAGagacgagcaggaggccGTCAACGCGCAGATCCAGCGCGAAAGAGAGATCAGAGCAGCAATCGACACGCCGTACCGCCGGCTGTGTCGCGCGCTGAATATCGTGACTGCGCTCGCCGCAGAGGCTGCCACCGTCGACAACGGCCGCCAAGTGTGGTTCCCAATAGCCGTCGCGGGCGTCGTTGGCGTGCTGCACTCGCCAAACGCCTTGCGGCTcgtcgaggagctggcgGTCACGTGCTTCCTCACCCTGCCGGCTGCGCTGCCGTCCAGCGGGCTGACTGGCTCATCGACGTTCGAGTGGATCGGCGCAAGCACTCTGAGGTTGATGAACATTGCCGTGCCGCCGCGCTACACGTCGCCGCCGCTCACAGAGCTGATTTCGTCGCAACTGTTCAGTCTCAAAATGGCGGCAGATAAGACGCCGTTCGACGCGCTGGCTCTCATGTACGTCCTGCCACTGCTGTCCAAAATAATCGACAACGGAAAAAAGCACcttttgaaaaacaaacGCAGCAAAATCATTGTCAACAGCGAGTTCCAGGACGAGGACCcggaggaagagcagctggcaCTGGCACTGGAACTGGTGTCGTGCCATTCGGAGGTGTTCCAGAACCCGGAGATCCCGCGCACGGCGATCCTGCGCGACTTATTCTCGCTCATGACCGTGCCATCGAAATCGAAAATAGCCAAGGACTGTTTCAACGCGCTCGCGCAGAACGTGTCGGTCAACATCGCCGAGGACGACCTGCGCCTGATCGTTGGTCACGTGATCTCGCCAGTGGTGTTTGTGCGGACGTGTGTCTTGGAAGCgttggacgaggagtttgatCTGACTGGGTTTGGGTTTATTCCGGAGCTATGGATTGCCGTTTTTGACAACGAGACGGTCAATAGCACGATTGCAAGGACCATCTGGGACGAGAGCGGATTCAGCGTGGATAGACAGTCTGCTGCGCAGCTGGTGCCGTTTTTGGGCAATCCGGACGCGGGCATCCGGCTCAGTGTGGCCAGGGCGTTGGCGCAGGCCGTTGCTGATGCTGTCGTAGAGGACGGCGACGATTTGTTCTCCGAGACCCTTTCTACTCTGCTAGACCTGTACCGCACCAAAGAGAAGCCGCCTGCGCcgcagctggacgagtttgGGCTGCCAATAAAGTCCTCTTCGGAGACGAAGGACGCATGGGAGGAGCGCAGCGGCGTGGCGCTGGCGCTGAAGTATCTGGCGCCGCAATTCACCGACACGCGCAAAGTGGAGCAGGTGTTCCGTTTTCTTATAGACGAGCGTGCTCTGGGCGACAAGAACGCTGTTGTGCGGCAGGAGATGCAGGACGCCGGGATGCGCATCATCGACGCGCACGGCGCTGCGCTGCTGGAGCCGCTGATCCCGATTTTTGAGGCCGGGCTCGCGGCGAAAGACGAAGGCACAGCCACGCAGGACCGTATCAAGGAAAGCATTATTATTTTGTACGGCCACCTGGCGCGGCACTTGGACGCCAAGGACCCGCGGGTGATCGAGATCGTGTCGCGGCTGCTGCGTGCGCTGGACACGCCGTCGGAGGACGTGCAGTTTGCCGTGGCCGAGTGCATTGCGCCGCTGGTTTCTGCCACGCGAGCCAAGCTGTCAGGCtattttgacgagctctttggcaagctgtttgacggGGCGTCGCTGGCGCAGCGTCGTGGTGCCGCGTACGGCATTGCCGGGCTTGTAAAGGGTGCCGGATTGAAGTCCCTGGCAGAAAACGATGTCATCAGAAACTTGGTCGATGCCGCAGACGACAAGAAAAATCCGCACAAGCGCGAGGGCGTGTCGTTTGCGTTCGAGACGCTGTCACAGTCGCTGGGCGCGCTATTCGAGCCGTACGTGATTGAGATCCTGCCGATCGTGCTGCGCAGCCTGGGCGACCCGTCGCCAGAGGTTCGAGAGGCGACCGACTACGCCGCGCGCATGATCATGAAAAATACCACGAGTTACGgcatcaagaagctgattcCGCTCGTCACAGGCAATCTGGACGACCACGCATGGCGTACCAAGAAAGGCTCTGTCGAGCTGTTGGGCTCGATGGCATATTTGGACCCTACGCAGCTGGCGGCCAATCTGCCGACGATCGTCCCGCAAATCGTCGGTGTTCTGAACGACACTCACAAGGAGGTGCGCAAGGCGGCAGATCAGGCACTCAAGCGGTTCGGCGAGGTGATCCGTAACCCAGAAATCCAGGAACTCGTGCCGGTGCTGCTCAAGGCGATCGGCGACCCGACACAGTACACCACTGAGGCGCTCGACGCTCTGATCAGGACACAATTCGTGCACTACATCGACGGCCCGTCGCTCGCGCTGATCATCCACGTGATCCATCGCGGAATGCGCGACCGCTCAGCCACCACGAAACGCAAGGCGTGCCAGATCGTGGGCAACATGGCGATCCTGGTCGACTCGAAGGACCTGGTGCCGTATCTTGCCGAACTTgttgccgagctcgaggacgCGATGGTCGACCCCGTGCCGCAGACACGTGCCGTGGCCGCGCGCGCGCTGGGCTCGCTCGTCGAGAAGCTCGGCGAGGAGCGGTTCCCGGACCTGATTCCGCGGCTGCTGGCCACGCTGCGCGACGAGACCCGGGCCGGCGACAAGATGGGCTCCGCGCAGGCCTTGGCCGAGGTCACGTGCGGCATCGGTCTGGGCaagctcgacgagctgctgccgaCGATTCTGGCTGGTTGCACGTCGCCGAAACAGCACGTGCGTGCTGGGTTCatgccgctgctgctgtttctgcccGTTTGTTTTGGCGCGCAGTTTGCGCCGTACCTATCGCGCACCATTGCTCCCATTTTGGCCGGCCTGGCTGACAACGACGAAGGCATTCGCGACACTGCCCTGCGCGCTGGACGTCTGATTGTCAACAACTACGCCAACAAGGCCGtcgacctgctgctgccggaGTTGGAACGCGGTCTTTCGGACGCAAACGCACGCATCCGGCTCTCGAGCGTCGAACTCACGGGAGACCTGCTGTTCAAGATCAGTGGCATCAGCGGCAAGCAGGAGCTGTCGGAGGACCTTACTGTGCTGTCTGTGAACGTGAACCGGGCGTTCAACGAGGTTCTGGGTGCCGAGAGACGCGACCGCGTGCTGGCTGCGCTGTTTATGTGCCGTTCCGACAACTCGGGGCCTGTGCGGATCGCTGCGGTCAATATCTGGAAAGCGCTCGTGGCCAACACGCCACGCACGGTCAAGGAGATTCTGCCAACGCTCACACAGACGATTGTGCGTCGGCTCGCGTCGGCAGACGAGAACCAGCGCAACATCGCCGCCACCACGCTCGGCGACATGGTCAAGCGTGTGGGTGGCAATGCGCTCgcgcagctgctgccgaCGCTCGACGCGTCGCTATTTGCGTCCGACGCCGACGCCAAACAGGGCATCTGCATCGCTGTGCGCGAGCTGATCCAGTCGTCGGCGCCGGCGACCGTCTTGGAGTACAAGACGCCTCTGTTCAAGATCGTGCGCGAGACGCTTGTCGACGCGGACCCTGGCGTGCGcgaagctgctgcacagGCGTTCGACGTGCTCCAGGAAGCCGTTGGCAGCGTCGCCGTCGACGAAATCATtccgcagctgctggagctgctggacacAGAGGCCTCGGAAAATGCGCTTGCGGCGCTGCAGGAGATCATGGTTACGAAGGCCGACGTGCTGTTCCCGATCCTGATCCCATCGCTGCTGACGCCGCCGGTCAAGGCGCGCGCAATTGGAGCACTGGCGCAGGTGGCCGGTCCGGCGCTGCACAGAAAGCTGTCGACGGTGGTGGCGGCGCTCGTCGACGCGGTGATTGCCGGCACGGGCAACAcagacgagctgcttggcgCGCTGCTGAAGACGCTGCTGTCCGTGACGACCGACGACGGATGCCACCCGCTATTCCAGCAGGTGCTTGCTCTCATGCGCCACGAGGACCAGCGCAAGACGCACGTGATCTACCGCGTGCTGCCGCAGTTCTTCGACAGCGTCGCCGTCGACTACTCCGTGTACGTCGACGACCTGGTGACGCAGCTGATCCTGGCGCTCGACGACGCGGACCGCGACGTCGCCACACACAGTCTGGAGGCGCTGACGGCGCTGGTGAAACGGCAGCCGCGCGAGACGCTCGAGCGGCTTGTGGCCACCGCACACCGCACGCTCTCGCTGTTGCCCGAGCACGAATTGTACGTTTTCGGGCTACCAAAGGGCCCCAACTGCGTGCTGCCGATCTTTTTGAACGGCCTCATGTACGGCAACGCGCAGCAGCGCGAGCTGGCCGCGGAAGGCATTGCCGGCGTTGTGGACCGCACGCCGGCCGACTCGCTGCGGCCATTTGTCACGGTGATTGTGGGCCCGCTGATCAGAGTGATTGGCGAGCGGTTCGGCGGCGAGGTGAAGAGCGCAATTTTGCTGGCGCTCACCAAGCTGTTTGCCAAGATCCCGCAGTTCCTGAGGCCATTCATCCCGCAGCTGCAGCGCACGTTTGTCAAGTCGTTGAGCGACACGTcgaacgagctgctgcggGCGCGGGCAGCGCGTGCACTGGGCACGCTGATCGAGTACCAGCCGCGCGTGGACCCGCTGGTGGCCGAGCTGGTGGCAGGCGCGAAAAACGCCGTTGGCGCAGAAAATCGCGGCGTCAAGACGGCCATGTTGCGTGCTTTACTGGAGGTGGTGCTGCGTGCGGGCAGCAAGATGAGCGACGCGTCGAAATCGGGCGTACTGGCGCTCGTGGAGAACGAGATGGTGGGCGAGCACGCTGGCGGCGACACCGCCGTGGCGTATGCGAAGCTGATCGGCGCGCTCTCGTCAACGATGTTGCCCGACGAGGCCGTGCGGATGCTGCGTGCCAAAGTGCTGGATATCGACTTGCgcgacgaggaggccgCGCGGTTTGCCGTGCTCACGGTCAACGCGTTCCTCAAAGACGCTCCCGCGCAGATATTTGCCACGGGGCTGTTTGCCGACGTGTGCGGTTTTGTCGCCGATGCGTGCGCGTCGCCGCTCGCAGACGTGTCGGACAACGCCGTGCTGGCGTGCGGCAAGCTGATGCTGCAATTACCCGACGACTACGAACTcgcagacgaagacgagaCGGCATTCGGCGCCCTCATTCGCCAGCTCTGCGTCAGCATGAACTCGCCGCCGTCGACTTCGAGAGACACCAGACGGCTCGCGCTCGTGGTGGTGCGTACGGTGTGCCGGTTCAAGTACGATCGGTGTATACGGCCATATGTGGACGTTATTGCGCCGTGCGTGTTTCTGTGTGTGCGGGACCCGCTGATCCCGATCAAATTGGCGGCGGAAAAGGCCTTTTTGGCGGTGTTCCAGCTcgtggaggacgagaatATGGAGCTTTTCAACGAATGGGCGCAAGCCAAGAATGCGACACCGACGCTGCAGACCGCAAGCGGGCAGACGCTGCAGCTGCGGTCAATTACAGAGTACACCAAGCGAGTCGGGTTCCGGCTCGCGAGCGTCGAGAGAGAACGCCTGGCAGCCGGCGGCGACAAAGAGGCCATGTTCTCGGACCagttcgaggacgagcgCGAAATCTGGGCCGTTGGCGGTGTGGAGTTGCAAAAAGAGTGA
- a CDS encoding Protein IGO2, protein MSNLSPNDPLYEPPQTEEMAKLTPQEQKLYKLYGRLPKKSEVLQSKLKDRKFFDSGDYAMSKATGHKEQVGSINPLKLPNIENVARINRNSISGVSATGLLSANQHKSNLENERKDVSEEAVEDD, encoded by the coding sequence ATGTCGAATCTATCTCCAAACGACCCGCTGTACGAGCCCCCACAGACGGAGGAGATGGCGAAATTGACGCCGCAGGAACAGAAATTGTACAAGTTGTACGGCCGTTTGCCCAAGAAGTCGGAGGTGCTGCAAAGTAAGCTAAAGGACAGGAAATTTTTCGACAGCGGAGACTACGCCATGTCGAAAGCTACGGGACACAAAGAGCAGGTTGGGTCAATAAACCCGCTAAAATTGCCAAATATCGAGAATGTTGCGAGAATCAACAGGAACTCGATTTCCGGAGTGAGTGCGACGGGGCTTCTGAGCGCCAACCAGCACAAGTCCAATCTGGAGAACGAGCGGAAAGACGTGTCTGAGGAGGCGGTGGAGGATGATtag